Within the Sarcophilus harrisii chromosome 2, mSarHar1.11, whole genome shotgun sequence genome, the region tcccacCTCATTgccctctctctcactctcttcatGGCTCAGTTCTCCTTTTGTGGATCCCATGTGATCCCCCACTTCTTTTGTGACCTCCTACCTCTTCTCAAGCTTTCATGTTCAGACACTAAAATGTTTCAGGTTGTCATGTTCATTGATGCTGCCATGGCTGGTTTGGTCCCATTCACTTGCATTTTGATCTCCTATATCCACATTATCTCCACAATCTTCAGGATCCCTTCTGCTGATGGGAAGCACAAAGTCTTCTCCACCTGTGGTTCCCACCTCTCAGTGGTCATTCTTTTCTATGGGACTGTCATTCTGGTGTATTTACAGCCCACATCCTCCTATTCAGCAGAGAGAGGAACCATTGCATCTGTGATGTATACGGTGGTAACTCCAATGCTTAATCCTTTCATCTACAGCCTGAGGAACAGGGACATAAAGGGGGCTCTGAGGAGGCTGCTCAGCAAAGGAATGTTTTCTTCTTGGTGAATTGCCATAGTCCTTAGCAGAGACTCAGGAATCATTAGAAAAGCATTCACTCTGATGattcatattaataaaaatgtcttGGTTTGATAGTCATGTGGTTCATTTTTGTGGAGTATCTCTCAGAAATCTTCTCTATATATCTTCTTTAATGACTCAAGACAAAAACCTCTGAGTAAATGTATCTCAGAAGaagctcttttcttctctgggacAAACTACTTTTCTTCCCCAAAAAGCCGTGGTCCAATCTGAGGGTAAGTAAGGAGCCTCTGCATGCCGAAGGGACAGAATCTATGATAGACTGATTGACAAAAGACTGATCCCTTGGGGAAAATTATGGACCATACAGAAGATGGAAAAGAGATTTTCATTAAATCCAGTCACATTGTAACCCACAGTTTATACATAGTGGGAATGTACAAAACCACTGAGAATCAGGTAGATGATAAATAGAGTAGGACATGAAAATTTGGCAATCTTTTCCTTGATAAAGTTTATTTATAGTGAAAGGTAGAATAGACATGAAGTCCAAGGTAAGGCAAAAGTATGATGAGGTGGGCAAGGAAgaattagagacagagagagataaagaaagagacagaaagaaagagaaagagaaaaaggagtcaGAAATACTCAAAACAAAGTTTTTCCACTTAAGAGTCCGGCAAAGCCCAGCCCTACAGCTAGATGAATTGGAGGGGATGAAAGTTACATAAAATAGGACAGTGATTGGTGCCAAAGTTCAAAGTCAGAACATTTCTATGGAAGATCTCTCCCCTTACATAATCTCCCCTTCTTTTGAGAGTTAGGGTCTAGCTGAGAGGACCTTAAGTTTAGGAATGTAGTCAGTGGCCTGAATTCATATATGTAGCCAGTCTGGTGTGAAGGACTGAGCACCCAGAATAAAGTATTTAAGGACCTCTGACTTTGTCCTGGTTCCTTTTTGCAGTCTAGTGAAGCCTATgaaacatttctcaaaaaaatcaaattataaaataaaatgcagaggattaaataaattaaattattatattgcaATGCTTAGttatcaagatttttaaaaattgacagaaGTCTGGTTAAGAACCTCCCAAATTGAGGAAAAACTTCCAGGTATTTACATGATGTTCCTTCATGGAAACTAGAAG harbors:
- the LOC100917811 gene encoding olfactory receptor 1-like — encoded protein: MGRGNITIISEFLLLGLSEQPDHQLILFGLFLAMYLVTILGNLLIILAIVFNSHLYSPMYFFLTNLSFIDTCFTSTTVPKMLMNIWTQHQNISYAGCLTQMYFFMTFALLDNFLLAAMAYDRYVAICLPLHYTTIMSPARYVLLVIVSWLCSHLIALSLTLFMAQFSFCGSHVIPHFFCDLLPLLKLSCSDTKMFQVVMFIDAAMAGLVPFTCILISYIHIISTIFRIPSADGKHKVFSTCGSHLSVVILFYGTVILVYLQPTSSYSAERGTIASVMYTVVTPMLNPFIYSLRNRDIKGALRRLLSKGMFSSW